The Nitrospiria bacterium DNA segment TCAGAGATTTCGTTAAGCGCACCGAGTGAATCACCGGTTAGGCCCCCGATCTTTGAATAAAGAAATTGCTTGAATAACAACACCAGCAAAAAAACCAGAGATAAAGAAATTATTCCTACGCCTACATTAATCGCAAAGATTAGGATCAAAGAAATAATTGTCGCTCCCAAGATTTGTCCCATGGAGACCTTTCCGATAAACGGTTGAGCGGTACCCCTTTCTCTTGCATAAGTTCCAAGATAGGCGGCAAGGACCATAGCCCAACGGCTTAAAACGCCCATCAATAAAAAAGTAAACAGCCATCCATGGGTAATCACCTCTACAAAGAGCGCATACTTAAGAAAAAATACCGCGATGAGGGCCAAAACACCAAAGGGCCCGATCCGACTGTCCTTCATGATCAATAGCATTTCTTCACGAGACCTCCCGGAAAACAATCCATCACACAAATCCGCCAACCCGTCCGAATGCAACCCCCCTGTGATGAAAATCAAAACCAGGGTAAGCAATACCGCCAGAGGGCCAGCGGGAAGGAACGGCAAAAGAAAAAATGTTAGAGCAAACAGAAGAAGACCGATGGTAAACCCGACAATCGGAAAGTAAACGACCGATCGAGTCAATTCATCATGATGAGGTGGAAAATCGCTCAAAGGAATACTTGTAAGAATTTGAAAGGCGGTAATAAAATCCTTCACTTCCTTTTACCCGCTTTAGAAACCCCTGCTTGTTCAAACGTTGCCATTTCATTAAAGATTTTTAGAGAAGCCTCTACGATTCCCATGGCCAAAGCAGCCCCCGATCCTTCCCCCAACCGCATGTTTAAATCTAATAGCGGATTAAGTCCCAAATTATTTAATGCAATCTGATGACCCGGTTCTGAGGATCGGTGTCCAGCACACAAATATTCTCTGGTTTCAGGTTTTAAAGCCACCGCAAGCAATGCCGCTGACGTGGTAATAAAACCATCGATCACAACGGGAATCCGATGAGCAGCCGATCCCAAAATCAGTCCCACAATCCCGCCGATTTCAAAACCGCCTACTTTCGAAAGAACGTCCAGGGGGTCCTTGGAGTTCGGGAAATTTATTTTTAGCGCCTTTTGAATCACCATTTGTTTTCTCAATAATCCCTGCTCATTAACCCCGGTTCCTTTTCCAGTGACAAGTTCCACTGAAGCTTTGGTCATGACTGTGGTTATTGCACTACTTGCCGTTGTATTCCCAATTCCCATGTCCCCTGCCCCGATGAGGTGAACCCCTTTCAAGGATGCCCTTTGTGCCAACTGAATCCCAATCAGCAATGCTCTTTCAGCTTGTGCCCGTGACATGGCAGGGCCCAAAACCATATTTCGTGTCCCATAGGAAATTTTTCGACATAACAAACCGGGCGCAATTTTAAAATCATGGTCGACCCCCATATCGACCACCTGTAACTCTGCTCCAATATGACGTGCCAGGACATTAATCGCGGCACCGCCTTGGAGAAAATTGTAAACCATCTGTGCTGTAACCTCCTTGGGATAAGCACTGACCTGCTCTTCCACCACCCCGTGATCTGATGCAAAGATAAAGATGGTTTTTTTTAAACAAGGAGGCGGGATTCTACCCCAAATTTTGATGCACCATGCCGCAATATCTTCCATTCGACCGAGGCTTCCGGGAGGTTTTGTGAGTTGATCAAGACGTTTTTGTGCTTTCTTCTTCCAACCGGTGTTCGAGGATTCAATTTTTTGAAGAATTGAATCAATGGTTTCCATGTGGGTTCCTTTTTATCGGAATAGGGTTTCCTGCCATCATCAAAAAAACTTCCTGTGATATGTCGGACAATCTCTGGTGTAAAAATCCAGAAAAATCAACGAAACGGCGGGAAAGCAAATCCGAAGGAATGACTCCCAACCCCACCTCATTGGAAACTGCTATAACAGCGAGGTTTATCGATTCCATGACACCGGTCAATTGTTCGATGTGATCCTGAATTTTATTATCTTTTTGGTTCCTAATACTCAATTGATTCGAAAGCCACAAGGTAAGACAATCGATAACCACCACATCAGTGGTTCCATTTATAGACTCTAAAACCTGGCAAAGCTTGTAGGGTTCCTCTATGGTTTTCCAATCTGGGGACCGGTCCTGGCGGTGTTTTTGAATTCTCCGCGCCATTTCCGCATCCAGGGGTTGAGCGGTAGCAATGTAAACCCTTGAAGATCCAAACTTTGAACTCTGCTCAATTGCAAACCGGCTTTTTCCGGAGCGAACACCCCCCAGGATTAGTGTCTTATGGCCCATTCGCATTTCCCTAATTTCAGAAGCTTATAAATTTCTCCACCCCAAACGGCTAACTGGTTGCATGGGGCCCGGCCGAAGGCCTGAACCGTTTGGATACTTTAGAAACAAAAAAGGCATGGATGAATACCGTAATGCCAACATAGATGAACGTATTGATCACATACGAGGGGTAGTACTTTGAGACACGGACCGCATATTCAGTCCATCTCATTTCTCCAAAATAACCCGAAAAAAAGTAAAAACCCCCGTTGGAAATCACAAATGCCCCACTTAAACTGGCAAACAGGACAAAAACCAAAAATCCCCAAGCCCTCAATGATGAATCATCCCGTTTTCCATAATATTTGCCGACAAGCCACACCATTCCATAGGTTGGAATGAGAAACAAATATGCGGGTGTGAAGCACCAGTCACTTCCTCCAACTGCAAACGTTCCAAGATCAATGAGAGCCGCCCCAGCGAAAAACAACGGGAAAAAGAAGAGGGACTGGAGAAAAAATCCTGCCAGAAAAAAAACAGCTAATGAAGCGTCGGGAAGGTTTAAATTGTAATTAAAATGGTGAAACCGGGTCGCGGCCATCGCAAAGGCCAAAAACAAAGCAATCATAAAACGATGTTTGGAAATCAAAGTTCTTTCCATTATTTTGTCCTCCTTCGGTTTAAAAATTTG contains these protein-coding regions:
- the cobU gene encoding bifunctional adenosylcobinamide kinase/adenosylcobinamide-phosphate guanylyltransferase; protein product: MGHKTLILGGVRSGKSRFAIEQSSKFGSSRVYIATAQPLDAEMARRIQKHRQDRSPDWKTIEEPYKLCQVLESINGTTDVVVIDCLTLWLSNQLSIRNQKDNKIQDHIEQLTGVMESINLAVIAVSNEVGLGVIPSDLLSRRFVDFSGFLHQRLSDISQEVFLMMAGNPIPIKRNPHGNH
- the cobT gene encoding nicotinate-nucleotide--dimethylbenzimidazole phosphoribosyltransferase translates to METIDSILQKIESSNTGWKKKAQKRLDQLTKPPGSLGRMEDIAAWCIKIWGRIPPPCLKKTIFIFASDHGVVEEQVSAYPKEVTAQMVYNFLQGGAAINVLARHIGAELQVVDMGVDHDFKIAPGLLCRKISYGTRNMVLGPAMSRAQAERALLIGIQLAQRASLKGVHLIGAGDMGIGNTTASSAITTVMTKASVELVTGKGTGVNEQGLLRKQMVIQKALKINFPNSKDPLDVLSKVGGFEIGGIVGLILGSAAHRIPVVIDGFITTSAALLAVALKPETREYLCAGHRSSEPGHQIALNNLGLNPLLDLNMRLGEGSGAALAMGIVEASLKIFNEMATFEQAGVSKAGKRK
- the cobS gene encoding adenosylcobinamide-GDP ribazoletransferase, with protein sequence MKDFITAFQILTSIPLSDFPPHHDELTRSVVYFPIVGFTIGLLLFALTFFLLPFLPAGPLAVLLTLVLIFITGGLHSDGLADLCDGLFSGRSREEMLLIMKDSRIGPFGVLALIAVFFLKYALFVEVITHGWLFTFLLMGVLSRWAMVLAAYLGTYARERGTAQPFIGKVSMGQILGATIISLILIFAINVGVGIISLSLVFLLVLLFKQFLYSKIGGLTGDSLGALNEISETLVLLSVLVSDAFLEFA